AAGTCATATGCTTTCCGCGGTTGGTTGTTCGAGTATAATATTTCTTCGCTTCATTTGGATAAAAAATAAAGCTGTTAATCCTAAACTGATGACACCAAAAATGACCACCATTAATTGGAGTCCAATAATATCTAAAAAAGCACCCGCTGTTAATAACACAACTTGAAACATGACACGTTCTAACATATTACGAAATGAAAAGAATCTTCCGTGGTAGGCTTTTGGCATCTGTTTTTGAAAGATGACCATCGCCGTTGGGAAAAAACATCCTAAGGCAAAGCCTAGTACAGTAAATGAAGCTAGTGTAATGACCTGACTTTCAACGAAAAACAACATAAATTCAGCAACAGCAACAAACATTGCGAAAACAAATAATATCGTTGTTGTTTTCCACTTTTTAGCGATATACTTCACAGCAAAAGCCCCAACCATAAATGCAACGCCTTCAAATGTATAAATAAGTCCTTTCATCGCCGTTGAATCTTGAATCTCGCTAATATTAATGACGATTAAATTAAAGGATCCGATAAAAAGTAATGGGATTAGCGTCATCACCAATGTCATCGTGACAGCCGGATAGAGTTTTAACACTGGAAATACTTCCATAAACCCACCTGACTTAGCGGGTCTTTTCACTTTCGCTTCCCTATCTTTGATACTATCTCCCTCATTAATTTGTAACATCATCGTAAATAATAAAAGCGCCCCATAAGCAATAATGGATGCCCAGTATAAAGTGACAAGCGACCAATAGACGAGCATGACTCCTGCTAGTGCAGTCCCTATAATGCGTGAAATAGTAGCAACATTCATGTGTAATCCGTTCATCGTCAATAAATCATCTTCATTTACGACTAATGGAATTGTTGCCTGTAATGCAGGAAAATAAAAAGTCGCCGCCAATTGGATACTAATCATAAACGCAACCATCCACCAAATAGATCCAGTCTCTAGAGCAATTAACATGAATACAACACTAACCATTCTTCCAAAACCTGAAATTAGGAGCACTGTCTTTTTCCTTGATTGGTCAATCACTTTTCCCGCTAGTGGACCTGC
This window of the Sporosarcina pasteurii genome carries:
- a CDS encoding MFS transporter; the encoded protein is MWRNRNIWIILVGEMVAGLGLWMGIIGNLEFMQEKVPSDFVKALIMSVGLLAGLVAGPLAGKVIDQSRKKTVLLISGFGRMVSVVFMLIALETGSIWWMVAFMISIQLAATFYFPALQATIPLVVNEDDLLTMNGLHMNVATISRIIGTALAGVMLVYWSLVTLYWASIIAYGALLLFTMMLQINEGDSIKDREAKVKRPAKSGGFMEVFPVLKLYPAVTMTLVMTLIPLLFIGSFNLIVINISEIQDSTAMKGLIYTFEGVAFMVGAFAVKYIAKKWKTTTILFVFAMFVAVAEFMLFFVESQVITLASFTVLGFALGCFFPTAMVIFQKQMPKAYHGRFFSFRNMLERVMFQVVLLTAGAFLDIIGLQLMVVIFGVISLGLTALFFIQMKRRNIILEQPTAESI